From Podospora bellae-mahoneyi strain CBS 112042 chromosome 3, whole genome shotgun sequence, the proteins below share one genomic window:
- a CDS encoding hypothetical protein (COG:M; EggNog:ENOG503PEIW) has product MAPASLSALPNELLEFIIEDLDRLKDIASLARTDKRLYDAANSYLYRRAAERGDAWPLAWAAQCGMVKTLKMALAVGLDPNIQLVDQLPSSEWQKATATAKSAALGNADDCVWESDNECESNAVVEWSLDAEESDHATTLDTNQPSSSIGASDHWGHAEDSESDSESDVLMDDMMSSDTDDSTSSFDGHYGAGLGPRIPTRSPGTVTRRFHPIHLAVRGGHTEIVQILLDHGVSVIACSENFCGCTHLYGVLNALESPENSHVPHWSPLHIAICHSRSDVAQLLLSRGATPAMDLWNPHGEHRGLEDGATALHHAAAMGLTDVVRYLVDNKIQTNVDVKDNKTLTPLYHAYANGRFDSTLPLLLELGANINVETKMYIPYTTITPLGEACRLGAFQDVDKMAELGADVNRGFILTTNGGGLSPLHMCSMPSARPAGQSPLDICEDERAIPRMRTMQSLVSKGAVVDAKDCYGDTPLMAAAQHCNVPAVKALIKAGADVHARNAMGRTALMQAIVGPSNKAMAPAKVNHNALAQTMRALLHAGARIDETDLDGSSMLHLPFRRQKSYDELQLFTLRFFLNLPGIEKLFSITDNRGWTPFVNAFMTPNIAACDIFVRKGCLRSGLEPDILKDLFRYAVKDAPTASMDSLLEIVLDLDTDRLLTSDPSLFMTMFNQANQRATRALETIARRGLPQFTLVDSTRVLCHALRTMELSVAYFLIDAGASVNTPDESGDYPLALFVKNAIMQSPALAMPSAEQLLLAFLHHDANFHLPIRPGSSERILNRVIALEAEEALTLIFKIQPLSNDPRAANGFYLHGALSLAAGQRLCNEKVIDLILAAGPDLTEVNRAGDTPLSVLLKSLCRERRWTWKYHRFIRALTSPGLDINRQNIDRKSIVDYLEDLMYPKNGGAGQTTFLTRRLRLVDLEGGGKALKFLPRPQKRIKPRNIVDS; this is encoded by the coding sequence ATGGCGCCGGCTTCCCTGTCCGCGCTTCCGAATGAGCTCCTGGAGTTCATCATCGAGGATCTCGACCGCCTCAAGGACATTGCATCCCTTGCGCGCACCGACAAGCGGCTCTATGATGCGGCAAACTCCTATCTCTACCGGCGCGCCGCCGAGCGTGGTGATGCATGGCCGCTGGCCTGGGCCGCGCAGTGCGGCATGGTCAAGACGCTTAAAATGGCACTCGCCGTCGGTCTCGATCCAAACATCCAGCTTGTTGATCAACTTCCGTCCAGTGAATGGCAAAAGGCCACTGCCACGGCCAAGAGTGCTGCTCTGGGGAATGCCGACGACTGTGTGTGGGAATCTGACAACGAGTGCGAGTCCAATGCCGTGGTGGAGTGGTCCCTCGACGCCGAAGAGAGCGACCatgccaccaccctcgatACCAACCAGCCTTCCAGCAGCATTGGAGCCTCGGACCATTGGGGCCACGCCGAGGATTCCGAGTCGGATAGCGAGAGTGATGTGTTGATGGACGACATGATGTCTTCCGATACCGACGATTCCACCTCGAGCTTCGACGGCCACTACGGAGCAGGTCTTGGCCCGAGGATTCCCACCCGGAGCCCCGGCACCGTGACCCGTCGGtttcatcccatccacctTGCCGTCAGAGGTGGTCACACGGAGATCGTCCAGATTTTGCTCGATCATGGAGTGTCGGTCATCGCCTGCTCAGAAAACTTCTGCGGCTGCACCCACCTATATGGTGTCCTCAACGCGCTAGAGTCGCCCGAGAATTCGCACGTCCCTCATTGGTCACCCCTACACATTGCCATTTGCCATTCCCGCTCAGATGTGGCCCAACTTTTGCTGTCTCGCGGGGCAACTCCCGCCATGGACCTGTGGAATCCCCATGGTGAGCACCGGGGCCTCGAGGATGGCGCCACAGCTCTGCATCATGCAGCCGCCATGGGTCTGACAGACGTCGTCCGGTACCTTGTGGACAATAAGATCCAGACCAACGTGGAtgtcaaggacaacaagACGCTAACACCTTTGTATCATGCCTACGCCAATGGCCGGTTCGACTCCACGCTGCCGCTTCTCCTGGAGCTTGGCGCAAACATCAACGTCGAAACCAAGATGTACATCCCgtacaccaccatcacgccTTTGGGTGAGGCCTGTCGACTTGGCGCTTTTCAGGATGTTGACAAGATGGCTGAGCTAGGAGCGGATGTGAATCGTGGCTTCATACTCACCACTAACGGCGGTGGCTTGTCGCCGCTTCACATGTGCAGCATGCCGTCGGCTCGACCGGCAGGCCAGAGTCCTCTCGATATTTGCGAGGACGAACGGGCGATTCCCCGGATGAGAACAATGCAATCTCTGGTCTCTAAGGGTGCCGTAGTGGATGCCAAGGACTGTTACGGGGACACGCCGCTCATGGCCGCTGCCCAGCACTGCAACGTCCCTGCCGTCAAGGCCCTCATCAAAGCAGGTGCCGATGTCCACGCACGAAACGCCATGGGCCGAACCGCTCTGATGCAGGCCATCGTGGGTCCTTCGAACAAGGCAATGGCTCCGGCCAAGGTGAATCACAATGCCCTGGCTCAGACCATGCGAGCACTGCTCCACGCCGGCGCTCGCATCGACGAAACCGACCTAGATGGAAGCTCAATGCTGCATCTTCCTTTTAGACGACAGAAATCGTACGATGAGCTCCAACTATTCACCCTACGCTTCTTTCTCAACCTTCCGGGGATCGAGAAGCTCTTTTCCATCACCGATAACCGAGGCTGGACGCCGTTCGTGAACGCATTCATGACGCCCAACATTGCTGCCTGCGATATTTTTGTGCGCAAGGGATGTCTCCGCAGCGGCCTCGAGCCTGATATTCTCAAGGATCTGTTTCGATATGCTGTTAAGGATGCCCCGACGGCTTCCATGGACAGTCTGCTCGAGATTGTTTTGGATCTCGATACAGACAGGCTGTTGACTTCAGATCCGTCCTTATTCATGACCATGTTTAACCAGGCAAACCAACGTGCCACTCGAGCACTGGAGACAATTGCGCGACGCGGACTTCCTCAATTCACCCTTGTCGATTCCACACGTGTCCTGTGCCACGCACTGCGGACGATGGAGCTGTCGGTCGCTTACTTCCTGATCGATGCCGGCGCCAGCGTCAACACTCCCGACGAATCGGGCGACTATCCATTAGCCTTGTTTGTCAAGAACGCCATCATGCAGTCTCCAGCTTTGGCCATGCCGTCGGCTGAGCAGCTTCTGCTCGCTTTTCTGCACCACGACGCCAATTTCCATCTGCCCATTCGCCCCGGCTCGTCTGAGAGGATCTTGAACCGAGTCATCGCCTTGGAGGCAGAAGAGGCGCTGACATTAATATTCAAGATTCAGCCCCTTTCAAACGACCCACGTGCTGCCAACGGCTTTTACCTGCATGGCGCCCTTTCCCTTGCGGCCGGCCAACGTCTGTGCAACGAGAAGGTCATTGATCTCATCCTCGCAGCGGGCCCAGACTTGACCGAAGTAAACCGGGCAGGAGATACACCCTTGTCTGTCCTCCTGAAAAGTCTTTGCCGGGAACGACGGTGGACATGGAAATATCACCGCTTTATCAGGGCTTTGACGAGCCCTGGCTTGGACATCAATCGTCAAAACATTGATCGCAAGTCTATTGTAGATTACCTTGAGGATCTCATGTACCCAAAAAATGGAGGTGCTGGTCAAACCACTTTCTTGACGCGTCGGCTTCGCCTGGTTGACCTTGAGGGAGGCGGCAAAGCGCTCAAGTTCCTGCCTCGTCCACAGAAGAGGATTAAACCGAGAAACATTGTGGACTCTTGA
- the CHT4_2 gene encoding Chitinase 4 (CAZy:GH18; COG:G; EggNog:ENOG503NW3A): MPLFSLKKAALAALSFCSLAATVQGSPLPSPSEGEVTIRQSGGYKNIVYFTNWGIYGRNYQPAQLPASQITHVLYSFANLRPDGEVYLSDTYADLDKHYPGDSWSEPGRNVYGCVKQLFLLKKSNRHMKVLLSIGGWTYSTNFASAASTPASRARFADSAVRLLADLGFDGLDIDWEYPASSGEAANYVLLLQAVRSALDSYSATHASNYHFLLTIASPAGPTHYNTMQLRSMANYLDFFNLMAYDYAGSWDFRAGHQANLYHTNDTATPYSTERAVSDYISADIPASKIVLGMPIYGRAFTNTNGLGQAYSGVGGGSWENGVWDYKDLPKPGAQVVYDAAASATYSYDPAKRELISFDTAEMIQRKVAYLKQRGLGGSMFWEASADRTDGQSLVGTSFRELGGIDSSPNQLRFPDSQYENLRAGFV, translated from the exons ATGCCACTATTCTCCCTCAAGAAAGCGGCGCTGGCTGccctttctttttgttcGCTCGCTGCCACCGTTCAAGGATCaccccttccatctccaagTGAGGGCGAAGTCACCATACGACAGTCTGGTGGTTACAAGAATATTGTTTATTTTACCAACTGG GGCATCTATGGACGTAACTACCAACCTGCCCAGCTGCCGGCGTCACAAATTACTCATGTTCTCTATTCCTTTGCCAATCTTCGACCGGATGGCGAGGTCTATCTTTCAGACACCTATGCCGACCTAGACAAGCACTACCCCGGCGACT CATGGAGCGAGCCAGGCCGCAATGTCTACGGCTGCGTCAAACAGCTCTTTCTCCTCAAGAAATCCAACCGCCACATGAAAGTCCTCCTCAGCATCGGCGGATGGACGTACTCCACCAACTttgcctccgccgcctcaaCCCCGGCCTCGCGGGCCCGCTTCGCCGACTCCGCcgtccgcctcctcgccgaCTTGGGTTTCGACGGCCTGGACATCGACTGGGAATACCCCGCCAGCTCTGGCGAGGCGGCCAACTATGTGCTCCTCCTTCAGGCGGTCCGGTCCGCCCTCGACTCCTACTCCGCCACCCACGCCAGCAACTaccacttcctcctcaccatcgccAGCCCGGCCGGACCGACCCACTACAACACCATGCAGCTGCGATCCATGGCCAATTACCTCGACTTCTTCAACTTGATGGCCTACGACTACGCCGGCTCCTGGGACTTCCGCGCCGGCCACCAAGCCAACCTCTACCACACAAACGACACCGCCACCCCATATTCGACCGAGCGTGCCGTGTCGGACTACATCTCGGCCGACATCCCCGCGTCCAAGATCGTGCTCGGCATGCCAATCTACGGGAGGGCCTTCACCAACACAAACGGACTGGGGCAGGCCTATTCCGGCGTCGGCGGCGGGAGCTGGGAGAATGGCGTGTGGGATTACAAAGACCTGCCCAAGCCCGGAGCCCAGGTCGTGTATGACGCCGCGGCGAGCGCCACGTACAGCTATGACCCGGCCAAAAGGGAGCTCATTTCTTTCGACACGGCCGAGATGATCCAAAGAAAGGTTGCGTACCTCAAGCAGAGGGGGCTCGGGGGCAGCATGTTCTGGGAGGCGTCTGCTGACCGGACCGACGGGCAGAGCTTGGTTGGGACCAGCTTTCGGGAGCTGGGGGGCATCGATTCGAGTCCAAATCAGCTCAGATTCCCTGACAGTCAGTATGAGAATCTGCGGGCGGGGTTTGTTTGA
- a CDS encoding hypothetical protein (EggNog:ENOG503NY5D; COG:S), translating to MATQQAQEPYRGYNDESRAHWVLIPTILFTIVCPLLLAIRIHARRATTMLDRGDWISATALFFNIATNVMFFAMVSHGFGKHSDVIPKHDLFSALQIWFFGQITHKIALHLTKVSLLLLYVRIFSHVRAFKLTAMSLIYFILLYMTSSSIVGICQCIPVASAWDLDIRGKCLNLYIIWNMNAIVSLVTDLIILVLPFPLVIRLHIPLSQKLALMPVFGLGVFIVVASALRVQSLLVSHVTDRTYDIIGTLWTIIEYNLAFVCLCLPSVRVLLVRTWPTIFKSSVGRSQTSGATAGHRYGRAGGGATTWPVKIELDDRPWSRVGGDAGLDGSDSTDEILGSGEGGEAGVKPAGITRTVEFGVEFAPVSAPARAATRESRAGESEA from the exons ATGGCGACCCAGCAAGCCCAAGAGCCCTATCGTGGCTACAATGATGAGAGCCGAGCCCATTGGGTGTTGATTCCAACGATTCTTTTTACCATTGTCtgccctcttctcctcgccatcagAATCCACGCCCGCAGAGCGACCACGATGTTGGACCGTGGTGATTGGATCAGTGCCACAGCTTTG TTCTTCAATATAGCTACCAATGTCATGTTCTTTGCCATGGTCAGCCACGGTTTCGGCAAGCATTCCGATGTTATCCCCAAGCACGATCTCTTTTCGGCCCTTCAGATCTGGTTCTTTGGTCAAATCACCCACAAGATTGCTCTCCATCTCACCAAGGTCTCGCTCCTCTTGCTCTACGTCCGGATCTTTAGTCACGTCCGAGCGTTCAAGTTAACAGCAATGAGCCTGATTTACTTTATCCTCCTTTACATGACCTCTTCGAGCATCGTGGGAATTTGCCAATGCATCCCTGTCGCCTCAGCCTGGGATCTCGACATCCGTGGAAAGTGTCTGAACCTTTACATCATCTGGAACATGAACGCCATCGTCTCTCTGGTCACCGATCTCATCATCTTGGTCCTCCCGTTCCCTCTCGTCATTAGATTGCACATCCCCCTGAGCCAGAAGCTTGCGTTGATGCCAGTGTTTGGATTGGGTGTGTTTATTGTGGTGGCATCGGCTCTCCGAGTCCAGTCGCTCCTAGTGAGCCATGTGACGGACAGGACATACGACATCATTGGAACGTTGTGGACGATCATCGAGTATAATCTCGCGTTTGTTTGCTTGTGCTTGCCTTCGGTgagggtgctgttggtgagaaCCTGGCCAACAATATTCAAAAGCTCTGTTGGAAGAAGCCAGACCAGTGGTGCCACGGCTGGGCACAGATATGGGAGGGCCGGTGGGGGGGCCACAACCTGGCCCGTTAAGATCGAGCTGGACGACCGCCCCTGGTCACGTGTGGGGGGTGATGCTGGGCTGGATGGGTCGGATAGTACCGACGAGATCCTCGGGTCtggcgaggggggtgaggcTGGTGTTAAGCCAGCAGGGATCACCAGGACGGTGGAGTTCGGGGTTGAGTTCGCGCCTGTGAGCGCTCCAGCTCGCGCGGCGACGCGCGAGAGCCGGGCCGGCGAGTCAGAGGCCTGA
- a CDS encoding hypothetical protein (COG:L; EggNog:ENOG503Q063), with protein sequence MIEKFEVQEEGRMRLMYGAYISQIMRSSSSVLLMCPLPQNINLASMMTLISDHIRDKLKELYSHTSRHYHTLNHIEALLALLSTHREKFHDPEAIEAAIWFHDAIYNVHAQGNCNEVQSAQLAGSMLSGLVDATRLKGIQVMIEATATHTVPDELPSSEVVADAAMFLDMDLSVLGAEEEAFDEYEGAVRKEYGHVDEQGWREGRAAVLRRFLDRKWIYHSDIFRGLLEEKARVNLRRSLDRFGGSVP encoded by the exons ATGATTGAGAAGTTTGAAGTccaagaggaggggaggatgagattgATGTACGGAGCGTATATCAGTCAGATCATGCGG TCAAGCTCCTCGGTCCTGCTCATgtgccctctccctcaaaacATCAACCTCGCATCCATGATGACCCTCATCTCGGATCACATCCGTGATAAGCTGAAGGAGCTCTATTCTCACACATCACGCCATTATCACACCCTCAACCATATCGAAGCTCTCCTCGCTCTTCTTTCCACTCACCGGGAGAAATTTCACGACCCAGAGGCAATCGAAGCAGCCATCTGGTTTCATGATGCCATCTACAATGTCCACGCGCAGGGAAACTGTAATGAGGTTCAAAGCGCACAGTTGGCAGGCTCTATGCTCTCTGGGCTTGTGGATGCAACACGTCTGAAAGGGATACAAGTCATGATTGAGGCAACGGCGACGCACACTGTGCCTGATGAGTTGCCAAGTTCTGAGGTGGTGGCAGATGCGGCCATGTTTTTGGATATGGATTTGAGTGTTCTGGGggctgaggaagaggcaTTTGATGAGTATGAGGGTGCGGTGAGGAAGGAGTATGGGCATGTGGATGAACaagggtggagggaggggagggcggctgtgttgaggaggtttttggacAGGAAATGGATTTATCACTCTGATATTTTTAGAgggctgctggaggagaaggcgagagTGAATTTGAGGAGATCGCTGGACAGATTTGGTGGGTCGGTGCCctga
- a CDS encoding hypothetical protein (EggNog:ENOG503NYP7; COG:G), which yields MESTLTTKTEGGQQYHSQDETCVGDISWTPEEERKVVRKVDLRLIPTVWLMFVISWMDRSNLGNAKIAGLNADLHLSSTDYSLAIITFYSRPGPVGYAFCGPLSNLTITRVRPSIYFAGLMMVWGIATCCMGAVKTFPQLLVLRIIVGIFEGGLTPGVYFVISSWYVPAEQAKRAAFVLSAVLLGGAFGGIIAGAVTGGLEGRYGIRGWRWLFIVEGIITIIWAMIAGFILPDFPATCRHFTPEEKRIATRRLRNCGTNIGDNQSDGPRLGKVQSIKLALSDWRTWGVAGGIGLCGCATVLPYFYPTLVNGLGYKEHVTAQYMTVPIWAVAFVCALSSGFIADRIPNHRAAFIAGWSGFAAIISIVVCVVEEYKARYILLIFQGCGVWTCISLGVAVATTTFQDMRPEVRAISVSLPQAVGNAANIYGAYLFPQEHAPRYLLGFVVITVTLAAGSLLFALVDLGLSRRRKVLA from the exons ATGGAGAGTACCCTGACAACAAAGACCGAGGGTGGTCAGCAGTATCACAGCCAAGATGAAACTTGTGTGGGGGATATTTCTTGGACCCCAGAGGAGGAGCGGAAGGTGGTACGAAAAGTCGATTTGCGCTTGATCCCGACAGTCTGGCTCATGTTTGTCATTTCCTGGATGGACCGCAGCAA CCTGGGAAATGCCAAAATCGCAGGGCTCAATGCCGACCTCCACCTGTCGTCCACCGACTACAGCTTGGCAATCATCACGTTCTACT CACGCCCTGGTCCAGTCGGCTATGCCTTCTGCGGTCCTCTGTCCaatctcaccatcacccgcGTTAGACCATCCATCTACTTCGCTGGCCTGATGATGGTTTGGGGTATCGCAACTTGCTGCATGGGTGCCGTCAAAACCTTTCCCCAGCTCCTTGTTCTCCGCATCATTGTCGGTATCTTCGAGGGCGGCTTGACCCCGGGCGTCTACTTTGTCATCTCAAGTTGGTATGTGCCCGCAGAGCAAGCGAAACGTGCCGCCTTTGTGTTGTCTGCTgttctcctcggcggcgcgTTTGGTGGTATCATCGCCGGCGCCGTGACAGGCGGTCTCGAAGGCCGCTACGGGATCcggggttggcgttggctgTTCATCGTGGAGGgaatcatcaccatcatctggGCGATGATTGCAGGCTTCATTCTCCCTGACTTTCCCGCCACCTGCCGACACTTCACCCCCGAAGAGAAGAGAATCGCGACTAGAAGGCTAAGGAACTGCGGCACGAACATCGGCGACAACCAAAGTGATGGGCCACGGCTTGGAAAAGTGCAGTCGATAAAGCTCGCTTTGTCGGACTGGAGGACTTggggtgtggctggtggtATCGGG CTATGCGGATGTGCTACGGTTCTCCCCTACTTCTATCCAACGTTGGTCAATGGCCTTGGCTACAAGGAGCACGTCACAGCACAGTACATGACCGTACCAATCTGGGCTGTGGCATTTGTGTGTGCCCTGTCCAGTGGGTTCATCGCTGACCGAATCCCCAATCACCGTGCTGCGTTCATCGCCGGCTGGTCGGGGTTTGCTGCCATCATTTCCATCGTGGTGTGTGTCGTTGAGGAATACAAAGCGCGGTATATCCTCCTGATCTTCCAAGGATGTGGTGTCTGGACATGCATCTCGCTGGGTGTGGCTGttgcgacgacgacgttCCAGGACATGAGACCGGAAGTGCGAGCGATCTCGGTCAGCTTGCCGCAGGCCGTCGGCAACGCTGCCAACATCTACGGGGCGTATCTTTTCCCTCAGGAACATGCGCCGAGGTATTTGCTGGGCTTCGTCGTCATTACTGTGACTCTGGCGGCAGGGTCTTTATTGTTTGCTCTTGTCGATCTCGGCTTGAGTCGAAGGCGGAAGGTTTTGGCATAG